ACTAATTCATAGTggtaacaattatttttagaatGAGTTCAAATCTATACCGACCATCGAGCATTCCAACTCTGTCTGGTGTCGGAACACCGTATAGGTAAAGCAAAAATAATACTTTATCAGTCCCTGTGGACGATATTGGGCtgcaataattaaatgataatGGGTTGGGATGCTTATCAAGATTGAAGAATTTAACCAAAATGCTTGAAAATATACTAACAACCgtttgatttttcatattcatcATTAACTCTGGGTTTGATTATTAATCATACTGGTATGGTGATGGTTTAGTGGTTCTCGGATACCCGTGTACGTTGGACCGGATATTAAATCTCCCCAATCGACAACGAGTAATTTCTCAACTTATTCTACGCAAAGCAACCACTCAACAATATCAACTGACTCCACTGGGTAATGCCTGATATCCGTGCATTGTTTTAGTGTGTAATTGTTCTTTGGTTCGtgttttcaatgattttagttttttttttggtttgatTACGCATGGTCGAATATACACTGATAGATtgttttgagaatattttttatcggttCATTTAAgtgagaattttaatttcaataaattacagtattttattacaaaaataattggtcagaaaattggataaaaaaaGGAAGATGACGTGATATCTAGATATCACTCATAATTCATCactgagaagaaaaatcaaatttgtcAAGATATTTAATGTTTGAAGAGATCAGACAAAGAAACAATTTTAAACTGttgttaataattgaaaagaataaattttatttcgttcTGTGGACGAATCATCACCTCAAAACTCATGTTTCTGTATCTTATAATTAACGCTAGGGGCTCTTCGGTCAATACCAGTTCAGCAACTAACACATCATCAGCTGTAAAGCAAGCTAGGTAACTGGCTCAAACTCCTCACTAAATCTGCTTAATTATCACTCCTCCCTATCGACAGTAGCATCATAATTCTTCTCTCCCCCGCTGCGTGTGTATCAGAATCTCGTGTTTTCACGTTGTCGCTTCGCCACCCCCAAAGTCTCCCAATAGCAATCTaaatttatattatcaatCCCTCAGAACAAGAACACCGTCGAGTGGCTCGACAACGCCACTACCGCCGGGCTCGAAATTATCGAGAAAGCCATCAGGGGCGTCGGACACATCAGTGTCTACTCCACTGAGCTCCCGAAAAGGAGCAAAACCCACGCCCATCGAGCAGAGAGCACCATTTAGAttgtaattgaataaaatattcaaataacaGACTTATAATAACTAATAACGAAAAATGCATACTTCATACGAGCTTTCTTACGGCTATTTGTATTTTCaaacaagaaaaatattaaaaaaaaaaattctataaaaaatgtttgcGCAGTGCTGATGAGCATAACTGTTAGAATTGTCTATAAAAAATAGACAAAATGATTGATATAAATGAGTTAATTTACACGAAGAAAAAGtatctatgaaaaattcacatgTGTGAATTCAATATCATTATCGAGTCTCCgtcgttttaattttttcttttcttaattactaaagagaaaaaaaaatctctttttcCTAGCTTAAGCCCTGTAAAATACGAGTCATTTATTGGCCACTGGTCAATTATCAAAGAAGTAAAGTGttcttaaagaaaaaaagtaataatatgtCATGTATCAGCATGGAGATGTCTACGAAAAAATTACAGCAATTTTTGAAATGCTATTGCGTTTAATTGATCATCAATGAGTtgaaagaaatataaaaatagtaGTATCAGAGAAGAGAACAATTCCTGAGACATTGGTAATATCGTATGAAGTTTTTAATCAGAAGATTTAATTATAAGGATTCGACTAAAACATAAAAGATTAAATAGTTGAAAGGATTGAtgtgatttttcatgaatatcgAGTCTCTGTGATGGTTCGGGGGTAACAAAAATAAGATCAATTACGAATTCGGTACAGAGCAATCGATATTCATTGGAACATGACATTGGTcgttgttaaaatttttttaatatattgaaATGAGATGATAATGCTAAAACACTTTATTTGATCAAATAAAACGACAGATGATGAATTAAAGTTGAAACTAATATAATTTCATCGATTTAGGGAATAGATATTGATCGTTTTTATAAACTGtaataaatgataataaatgataaaattgatcATCCTAAAGTAGAAGTTGAATAGTCTATGTGAGTGTTTTGTAGTTTATCAGAATAATATTGTTTTCCATTGACTTTTTTCTTTGCAACAGTGCATCATGAtgctttttgttatttatacATTTAAATTACTTTTGCTTTATTCAACAAATGCAtaatttgattattaattatgagCATGGGAATATATTGTGTAAATATTGGTTGATTCTCTTGCTCCAATGATGGAAACATGGTATTAAAGGAGTAGCtagcataaaaaattgtaaaaacaaGGAAAGCATTAAGTGAATGAAAATCAAAGTAAGCCTGAATGTTCATAAGGCGCAGGTAATGAATGCAAACGAACATTAGCCCTTAATTTTCAGTGCATGTGAACATCATTATATTCTTTCTTCATTTATTGTTTCTGAGGATCTGAAAGTAAGATTAACGCAATAGATAAgtgaaatattctaaaaaaaaagtgtggGTGTTTGAGAtaattctacaaaaaaggcCCTCAATTCCAATTCTTTTATATTGAAAAAGAAAGCGATTAACAATAAACTACCATTTTCTAATATCAGTTTCTAATACGATTAATGTATTAACGATTTATatgagaaatttcattctgCCTTAATGTGAAATTCTGTATTGTCGCTAATAACGctgtgaaaaatatatatgtagaTATATATTTAAAGAAGGTCTATGATCATGGCTTATTTACCGATTTGCCTGTTCCTTTTTCACTTTTTAGTTGTCACGAGTACCGAGAGtctcgttgaattttttcatctataGATGTGACACCAAAGGTCGTTACAGACAAATACCCTGTGGCCTGCGGGTTCTAACTGCAGCACACAGGCCGCAACTTACAATGCTTGCAGAATATTTGTAAGTGGCGATCTCTCTATCTATCGGACGGAATCCTCATGCCCACGGGATATCTGTAAGGACTGGCCTCTAGTATGAAATACTTGGAAAAACAGGGAATCAGAGGAAAATTTCTAcctaaataaattcattcaataatcACTGgtctttttctttcattcaaaataatttaacaaATATGGAAACAATTCGTGCgacaatataataaataatacataCTTCATCATCTCATAATTTACATAAATCTATATCTAGACTTTACAAACGATTCTCTGGactaataataatcataaagATTGTCTGTTAACATTGTACCTCCAATGAACCCCCCTAAAACCACGGAAGCATTCAACAGAATCAATCAAACACATCATCAATCTCTCCACTAATCAACATCACTCCACCACCTGTGGCAATTCACAAcgtagaaataaaatatataaacgtTTCCAACGTTCCATAATTTGTGCATCCATCATAGATTACCAATTAAGCTCTGAACTATCTGTTGTCCCTCTCCATAAGTCTTAAAAATTTCGCCTTAAGACCACCGGGCTCAACGGTCATGGTCTCGACCTTGCGGGTCCGTGCCAGTTTCTTCCTTAGAATGGCCATTCCCTCTTTCCTCAGTCTCTGTTGCTCGTTCTTCCAGATGTCCTTAAAATCACTGCAGAAGGGCAACcagaggaggaaaaaatctTTGGGATCGGCATTGTCAATAGTGGCTCCCTTAGGCACATACTGATAAAAATGCATAACGGCCTTGAACTTGGCCCTGGCCTCCAGGAGATTTTCCTTTTCATTCGTCAGTTCACTTTTGGCACTGCCCAAGAACCCCTCAATTTTCTCTCTAAACGCAGTGGAATTCTCTGGACAATTGTTGATAACAATCGTCGAATGTCTCTCACACGTCTTTATCTCGTTCTCCAGTCTCTCCAGTGCCTTCGTTATGTCCTCGAAGTCAATGCCAGCTGCAGCCTCGATGTCTCCAGGCTCCGGAATAGGCAGTGGGATCATCTCCTCCAGATTGTAGTTCCCCTCTTGCTCCAGCCTGGCCTTCACCACGTAGTGAAGCAAAGTGACTCCAGGCACTTTGGACTTTACATCCTTCAACTTTCCCAATATTTCGAGGCCGAATCCATCGGCCTGTCCTCTCATCCTATTGCCCCCATTCATGTAGTTCCCAAGGGTCAGTATTAGTGCCATAATTCTCTTGAGGGACGGAGCATTTTGCAGAAACTCACACGTCGCCCGTAAATTCGTCAATTTCGTTGAAACCCCAGAAATTACGTCATGGAACTCCGATTGAAACATCAGGCAGGCTATTCTCTCCGTGAAGCACTTGATTGTCGACAACTGCTTCAGAAATTGCTCTGGACGGTCCAGGGGTATGTCAGGATGGTCTCTCTCATGTGTTGTGATGTCTTCCATCTCCTTGCTCGTCGGCATCACCTCGTAGATCTGCCTGAGTGCCTCGAGGCTAATAATATTGGTATCAAGATTGTAAACAGCATTCTCAACTTCACTAAACTCCACTCGAAGACTCTTTTCCAGGATGCCCACGTGTTTGGATCGTTTTGGATCGAGAATCTTGGCTGGTTGAATTTTCGATGGTTTGTCAGACTCCTCTCGCTTTATCGCTGGTTTTCTCTCGACAACTTGACGTGAAAATAAATCCACAAATTCCTTTATGTTGACGTTTTTCTCCTCCTCGATTTCAATCCAGAGGGGCACCTGGGGGGGAGCATCTGGTGATGTCGCTGGAATTGTTGGTGTTGTGTTGGCAGGGATAACTATTCTCGTCCAGTACAGGGGTTTCATTGGCACTTCTGGAGCTAGGGGTTGTTTTCGCATGACTGCTCTTGCTGGGGGATTCCAGCCACCTGGAGGCGGTGGGGGTAGAGATGAGGGGCTTGCTAATAGGGCTGGGGATGGGCCTATTAGACCTAGTAGGGGTGGAGATTTGGGACCACTTCCTGGCATAGGAGGGGGAGGTGGACCTGCCATTCCAGCAAgaggtggaggaggaggaggaggaggagagctTATCATTCCTGGAAGGGGCGGAGGAGGTGGTGGCGGTGGACAGGATTGTCCAAGAAGAGGAGAAGGGGGTGAGTTTGATATTCCAAGATGGGCTGGATgatgagggggaggagggggtggtGGAGGAGGCGGAAGAGGATCTGTCATTTTAGGGAGTCCTAGGGGAGGACTGGGAGATACGCCCAGGTCAAGCACGGGGGGCGGGAGAGGAGGGGGACATGGAATTGAGGGAGTTAAATCTGTATTGAATAATTCAGGGggcggaggaggaggaggtggaggtggtggtggtggtaatCCATTAATTCTATGCTGTGCAGATGATTCTTGGGGTGTAAATACAGGGGAATCAGGTAAGGGTGGTGGGGGTGGTGGTGGAGGGATGATGAAGAGATCTTTCTTTGGAATTTCTGATGCACTTTCACTCATGCT
This genomic interval from Diachasmimorpha longicaudata isolate KC_UGA_2023 chromosome 4, iyDiaLong2, whole genome shotgun sequence contains the following:
- the LOC135161684 gene encoding formin-2-like isoform X1, which produces MSADAGGGADAENAVVPRRNFGDLARFWINSIRLAYFSRDRDDPGGILTCYESDSEVCIFQVKSGSATDGVDESGVAVMGNLQSDGKKRGRKGGEEQVQQAKATFDKVHTPAKRQAPLPPGQSTVPKVQRTPTKPPPPAPPPLNQKSDPNDEKSVPEVENQKDEGALVTSGSPLPPDGESVGAGAPSALATSATVVTDTASVPSLGVLPVPTAGPPLLVTDSWRRANASHPVAHDIPTPTSPESSSESVFTDPEEAGMVADANEDTPKTILFATPVTLKRRESSTRRESNFHLTEYRKNATPELRSVTPYRSTIEKTPNDRTRAVSFTYGNASKDRRKLSPSTPRAAPQLAQHFDAKHLVDLLTTSIPDHIRSEVSDAVLNKVVTALCNELMKTGLPTSPEKKPAKEDKATDPTNSRTPHSPTPQKNGNSRTQEHVQILENENSRLHQEVEKLQKKIEELERCKKSKDFLKPSIYTKSSSPKLDIDDSSNPQTSSDFVESGRFTVSSMDISPITSNISSALSTTDSSLSSTSDFLKLSNETKYKSFLPPELHEVDEKNPNAGIPEHQSEILELASTDVRKKLVFHETSQHYSPSEEVTSDSEKNQLNGNQTSMSESASEIPKKDLFIIPPPPPPPPLPDSPVFTPQESSAQHRINGLPPPPPPPPPPPPPELFNTDLTPSIPCPPPLPPPVLDLGVSPSPPLGLPKMTDPLPPPPPPPPPPHHPAHLGISNSPPSPLLGQSCPPPPPPPPLPGMISSPPPPPPPPLAGMAGPPPPPMPGSGPKSPPLLGLIGPSPALLASPSSLPPPPPGGWNPPARAVMRKQPLAPEVPMKPLYWTRIVIPANTTPTIPATSPDAPPQVPLWIEIEEEKNVNIKEFVDLFSRQVVERKPAIKREESDKPSKIQPAKILDPKRSKHVGILEKSLRVEFSEVENAVYNLDTNIISLEALRQIYEVMPTSKEMEDITTHERDHPDIPLDRPEQFLKQLSTIKCFTERIACLMFQSEFHDVISGVSTKLTNLRATCEFLQNAPSLKRIMALILTLGNYMNGGNRMRGQADGFGLEILGKLKDVKSKVPGVTLLHYVVKARLEQEGNYNLEEMIPLPIPEPGDIEAAAGIDFEDITKALERLENEIKTCERHSTIVINNCPENSTAFREKIEGFLGSAKSELTNEKENLLEARAKFKAVMHFYQYVPKGATIDNADPKDFFLLWLPFCSDFKDIWKNEQQRLRKEGMAILRKKLARTRKVETMTVEPGGLKAKFLRLMERDNR
- the LOC135161684 gene encoding formin-2-like isoform X2, which translates into the protein MSADAGGGADAENAVVPRRNFGDLARFWINSIRLAYFSRDRDDPGGILTCYESDSEVCIFQVKSGSATDGVDESGVAVMGNLQSDGKKRGRKGGEEQVQQAKATFDKVHTPAKRQAPLPPGQSTVPKRTPTKPPPPAPPPLNQKSDPNDEKSVPEVENQKDEGALVTSGSPLPPDGESVGAGAPSALATSATVVTDTASVPSLGVLPVPTAGPPLLVTDSWRRANASHPVAHDIPTPTSPESSSESVFTDPEEAGMVADANEDTPKTILFATPVTLKRRESSTRRESNFHLTEYRKNATPELRSVTPYRSTIEKTPNDRTRAVSFTYGNASKDRRKLSPSTPRAAPQLAQHFDAKHLVDLLTTSIPDHIRSEVSDAVLNKVVTALCNELMKTGLPTSPEKKPAKEDKATDPTNSRTPHSPTPQKNGNSRTQEHVQILENENSRLHQEVEKLQKKIEELERCKKSKDFLKPSIYTKSSSPKLDIDDSSNPQTSSDFVESGRFTVSSMDISPITSNISSALSTTDSSLSSTSDFLKLSNETKYKSFLPPELHEVDEKNPNAGIPEHQSEILELASTDVRKKLVFHETSQHYSPSEEVTSDSEKNQLNGNQTSMSESASEIPKKDLFIIPPPPPPPPLPDSPVFTPQESSAQHRINGLPPPPPPPPPPPPPELFNTDLTPSIPCPPPLPPPVLDLGVSPSPPLGLPKMTDPLPPPPPPPPPPHHPAHLGISNSPPSPLLGQSCPPPPPPPPLPGMISSPPPPPPPPLAGMAGPPPPPMPGSGPKSPPLLGLIGPSPALLASPSSLPPPPPGGWNPPARAVMRKQPLAPEVPMKPLYWTRIVIPANTTPTIPATSPDAPPQVPLWIEIEEEKNVNIKEFVDLFSRQVVERKPAIKREESDKPSKIQPAKILDPKRSKHVGILEKSLRVEFSEVENAVYNLDTNIISLEALRQIYEVMPTSKEMEDITTHERDHPDIPLDRPEQFLKQLSTIKCFTERIACLMFQSEFHDVISGVSTKLTNLRATCEFLQNAPSLKRIMALILTLGNYMNGGNRMRGQADGFGLEILGKLKDVKSKVPGVTLLHYVVKARLEQEGNYNLEEMIPLPIPEPGDIEAAAGIDFEDITKALERLENEIKTCERHSTIVINNCPENSTAFREKIEGFLGSAKSELTNEKENLLEARAKFKAVMHFYQYVPKGATIDNADPKDFFLLWLPFCSDFKDIWKNEQQRLRKEGMAILRKKLARTRKVETMTVEPGGLKAKFLRLMERDNR